The following proteins are co-located in the Pyrobaculum calidifontis JCM 11548 genome:
- a CDS encoding class I SAM-dependent methyltransferase gives MTAVLLAVVLAALLAVLHFVWPFLAKRGGAYSTSSVAAARWAFQVVGVRGKRVVDLGCGYGRVLALAKSMGAASVAGVEIDPIRWLICTARCRCRVALGDMFKFDVSNADVVYIFQWPSVNARLAEKLRRELRPGAYVVSYMWEVPGLALVAHNPALRVYIYKRPEEPRQELSH, from the coding sequence ATGACGGCTGTGCTACTCGCCGTAGTGCTGGCGGCGCTGTTGGCGGTTCTCCACTTTGTGTGGCCATTCTTGGCGAAGAGGGGCGGGGCCTACAGCACTTCCAGCGTTGCGGCGGCTCGGTGGGCGTTTCAAGTGGTGGGGGTGAGGGGGAAGAGGGTTGTGGACTTGGGTTGCGGCTATGGCCGAGTGCTGGCGTTGGCTAAGTCCATGGGCGCCGCCTCGGTGGCGGGGGTGGAGATTGACCCAATCCGCTGGCTAATCTGCACGGCGAGGTGTCGGTGTAGGGTGGCTCTGGGGGACATGTTTAAATTCGACGTGTCAAACGCCGACGTCGTCTACATATTCCAGTGGCCCTCTGTCAACGCCAGGCTCGCCGAGAAGCTAAGGAGGGAGCTGAGACCAGGCGCCTACGTGGTGTCGTACATGTGGGAGGTGCCCGGCCTAGCCTTGGTCGCCCACAACCCCGCCCTGCGCGTGTACATCTACAAGCGCCCTGAAGAGCCTAGACAAGAGCTCTCTCACTGA
- a CDS encoding ArsR/SmtB family transcription factor, with amino-acid sequence MLDNVKVEILKIVASQGYTTASDVTKRLGITWGAAQWHLFWLENNGYIKSVKVGESTIYILNCANVMRKLEAVEKALQAKTTTDKRRTSSLRQGYGQ; translated from the coding sequence GTGCTTGATAATGTGAAAGTGGAAATCCTCAAGATCGTCGCCTCCCAGGGCTACACGACGGCTAGCGATGTGACTAAGAGGTTGGGCATAACCTGGGGCGCGGCGCAGTGGCACCTCTTCTGGCTTGAGAACAATGGGTACATAAAGTCTGTAAAAGTGGGCGAGTCCACGATATACATCTTGAACTGCGCAAACGTCATGAGGAAGCTGGAGGCAGTAGAGAAGGCTCTGCAGGCCAAAACAACGACAGATAAGAGACGGACCTCCTCGCTCCGCCAGGGCTACGGCCAATAG
- the leuS gene encoding leucine--tRNA ligase has protein sequence MSELAKFFIEVAEKWQRRWAEAKVFEPSPQPGRPKFFITAAYPYPNGTIHIGHGRTYLVADVMARFRRHLGYNVLFPMAFHYTGTPILTIAEVIAAGDKAVIEEYKEIYGVSDDDIKKMGDPLYLAQYFHRRSKEAMIKFGLGIDWSREFTTIDPEYQRFIQWQFEKLRKRGLIVRGRHPVGWCPRHQMPVGAHDTKDDKEPEIGQWTLIYFVDGEGLVYPTATLRPETVPGVTNIWINPDAEYVVAEFEGRKMVLSKDAAYRLSFQGNVKVIREARGREFVGRRVLNPVTGEWVPVYEAKFVDPKVGTGVVMSVPAHAPYDYAALRDMGEVKLIPLIRVEGYGEYPAKEVVERMGIKSQTDPALEEATREVYSAEYTRGVVREDVVDRIAPHLPEPARSMVRAVFKLYFAGRPVKEAREFISKWLAEAGLGGVMYDIMNKPVYCRCGTEIVVKVLEDQWFINYGERGWKQLARQLVEEMAIIPQEAKAQFLATIDWLDKRACARTRGLGTPLPWSQGWVIESLSDSTIYMAFYTVIKKIRALGLRPEQLTEEFWDYVFLGQGSAAEVAKRIGVDPAALEEIRREFDYWYPLDSRNSGKDLIPNHLTFFIFNHVAIFPREKWPRQIVANGWVLREGEKMSKSKRNVLPLDKAVALYGPDPLRATLAIAAEVEQDLDFRDAEARRNSQQLMSIYNLVQRLAQSAVEREETWLDKWLISEVAHVLERAREAYEKVRLRQAAVELLYNAEAVFSQYLSMVDKPSKSAVEAAKAWVVALEPIVPHFAEELWQILGGEGFAATAPWPKLSPDPAALLAKRYVDMLIEDVKNIPAYKAGAKRVAIYVNGNYQWLRAAVGKDVKAAIEAGAPPQLAKRLVDFAKSMGEEVRGLVERVEQFDEYAALQSYKRYVEKALGVPVDIYKADDPQAPDLGGKKKAALPLKPGIFIEVG, from the coding sequence GTGAGCGAGCTTGCCAAGTTCTTTATCGAGGTGGCGGAGAAGTGGCAGAGGAGGTGGGCCGAGGCCAAGGTGTTTGAGCCCTCGCCGCAGCCTGGGAGGCCTAAGTTCTTCATAACGGCGGCGTATCCCTACCCCAACGGGACTATACACATTGGCCACGGCAGGACATACCTAGTCGCAGACGTAATGGCGCGCTTCCGCCGCCACCTGGGCTACAACGTGCTGTTCCCCATGGCCTTCCACTACACCGGGACCCCCATTTTGACCATCGCCGAGGTCATCGCCGCTGGGGACAAGGCCGTCATAGAGGAGTACAAGGAGATATACGGCGTGTCAGACGACGACATTAAGAAGATGGGGGACCCGCTCTACTTGGCGCAGTACTTCCACCGCAGGTCTAAGGAGGCAATGATCAAGTTCGGCCTCGGCATTGACTGGAGCCGGGAGTTTACCACGATTGACCCAGAGTACCAGCGCTTTATCCAGTGGCAGTTTGAGAAACTGAGGAAGAGGGGCCTAATTGTGAGAGGGAGGCACCCAGTGGGGTGGTGCCCGCGGCATCAAATGCCCGTGGGGGCCCACGACACTAAGGACGACAAAGAGCCCGAAATCGGCCAGTGGACTCTCATATACTTCGTTGATGGGGAGGGCTTGGTGTACCCCACGGCTACTCTCAGGCCTGAGACTGTGCCCGGCGTGACGAACATCTGGATTAACCCGGACGCGGAGTACGTAGTGGCCGAGTTCGAGGGGAGGAAGATGGTGTTGAGCAAAGACGCGGCGTATAGGCTCTCCTTCCAAGGCAACGTCAAAGTGATTAGAGAGGCCAGGGGGAGAGAGTTCGTGGGCAGGCGGGTGTTAAACCCAGTGACGGGGGAGTGGGTGCCGGTCTACGAGGCCAAGTTCGTGGACCCCAAGGTGGGGACTGGGGTAGTGATGTCCGTGCCCGCCCACGCGCCGTACGACTACGCGGCGCTGAGGGACATGGGGGAGGTGAAGCTCATCCCCCTGATAAGGGTGGAGGGGTACGGCGAGTACCCCGCCAAGGAGGTGGTGGAGCGGATGGGGATAAAGAGCCAGACCGACCCAGCCCTCGAGGAGGCGACTAGGGAGGTCTACTCCGCGGAGTATACGAGGGGCGTGGTTAGAGAAGACGTGGTTGACCGCATAGCGCCTCACCTCCCCGAGCCCGCGAGGTCTATGGTGAGGGCCGTGTTTAAGCTGTACTTCGCCGGGAGGCCTGTGAAAGAGGCGCGGGAGTTCATTTCCAAGTGGCTCGCCGAGGCTGGGCTAGGCGGCGTGATGTACGACATAATGAACAAGCCGGTGTACTGCAGATGTGGTACTGAGATCGTGGTGAAGGTGCTGGAGGACCAGTGGTTTATAAACTACGGGGAGAGGGGCTGGAAGCAGTTGGCGAGGCAGTTGGTAGAGGAGATGGCCATAATTCCGCAGGAGGCCAAGGCCCAGTTCTTGGCCACCATAGACTGGCTGGATAAGAGGGCCTGCGCCAGGACTAGGGGGCTGGGCACGCCTCTGCCGTGGAGCCAGGGGTGGGTTATCGAGAGCTTAAGCGACTCCACCATCTACATGGCCTTCTACACGGTCATCAAGAAGATCAGGGCCCTGGGGCTGAGGCCGGAGCAGTTGACAGAGGAGTTTTGGGACTACGTGTTCCTCGGCCAGGGGAGCGCGGCAGAGGTGGCGAAGAGGATAGGCGTAGACCCCGCGGCCCTTGAGGAGATTAGGCGCGAATTTGACTACTGGTACCCCCTGGACTCTAGGAACTCGGGCAAAGACCTCATACCCAACCACCTCACCTTCTTCATATTCAACCACGTGGCCATCTTCCCCAGGGAGAAGTGGCCAAGGCAGATCGTGGCCAACGGCTGGGTGCTGAGGGAGGGGGAGAAGATGTCTAAGTCTAAGCGGAACGTCTTGCCCTTGGACAAGGCGGTGGCGTTGTACGGCCCAGACCCGCTCCGCGCCACGTTGGCAATAGCGGCGGAGGTGGAGCAGGACCTAGACTTCAGAGACGCAGAGGCGAGGAGAAACTCTCAGCAGCTCATGTCTATCTACAACCTCGTGCAGAGGCTGGCGCAGAGCGCCGTGGAGAGAGAGGAGACTTGGCTTGACAAGTGGCTGATCTCCGAGGTGGCGCACGTCCTCGAGAGGGCTAGAGAGGCGTATGAGAAAGTGAGGCTGAGGCAGGCCGCCGTGGAGCTGTTGTACAACGCCGAGGCCGTCTTTAGCCAGTACCTCTCCATGGTGGACAAGCCGTCTAAAAGCGCGGTGGAGGCCGCCAAGGCGTGGGTAGTGGCCCTGGAGCCCATAGTGCCGCACTTCGCCGAGGAGCTCTGGCAAATTCTCGGTGGCGAGGGGTTTGCCGCGACGGCGCCTTGGCCAAAGCTGAGCCCAGACCCAGCCGCCCTCTTGGCCAAGAGGTATGTGGACATGTTGATTGAAGATGTGAAAAACATCCCCGCATATAAGGCCGGGGCGAAGAGGGTGGCGATATACGTCAACGGCAACTACCAGTGGCTGAGAGCCGCCGTGGGGAAAGACGTCAAGGCGGCCATTGAGGCGGGAGCCCCGCCCCAGTTGGCCAAGAGACTCGTAGACTTCGCCAAGTCCATGGGCGAAGAGGTGAGGGGGCTCGTAGAGCGCGTGGAACAATTCGACGAATACGCCGCCCTCCAGTCGTACAAGAGGTACGTAGAAAAGGCGCTTGGAGTTCCAGTGGACATATACAAGGCAGACGACCCCCAGGCGCCAGACCTAGGCGGAAAGAAGAAGGCGGCGCTACCCCTAAAGCCCGGCATATTCATAGAAGTAGGCTAG
- the rgy gene encoding reverse gyrase, which yields MDIPLVVYLHSCPNCGGPVTSDRLAGGLPCRECLPEVVKAGGIADVVRALRRRRALKGLAWVDEYLRRYEEFSSLFKAAVGFEMWGAQRLWARRFVRGRSFAIVAPTGSGKTTFILVATLYAAREGKRALLIFPTSALARQVHQRLLSYAEKAGVSVRAVAYHSLLTEKEKKEALGAVEGGDFDVLIVTSAFLPRYFDLLKRFKFDFVAADDVDSILRATSKNIDRILRLLGVSDEVLKLALDVINAVKELRKAEIAGDLKEVERLDAEVTALRAKLQEEARRLKLGIFVASGALARARRTTRLLLFREILGFDVGGRAEGLRNVVDVYVEQGKDVVGQVVELLKRLGPGGIVYVQDRELGLAIVERAVGESLAVEHFLRPRRGVLERFERGELAALVGLASARSALVRGIDLPHVIRYVVFVGVPKYKFRVRLEEFSIPAYLTFFYNVRAVLSGELRYKVDRAIGQLKRLAPYALSVQEALKKAAEGQELSSFEKHAVDVAKGAVELANSILSDEELRRAIDSSTEVRLAYIGGELYVLVPDVTTYIQGSGRTSRLYAGGLSKGLSVVVVDDWKVFTALQRELKLRFDEAEFKRLDEVDLSAVLAEVDRDRRTIREIMEGKAVVTGGRELMRTLLMVVESPTKARTIANFFGRPSMLLVDGVPVYEVSTGDAVLMVTASLGHIYELPTSLDRISKEEREVLRRWFGDFRRGDYDGGEYAVLATEGGFVPVYNKIWRCRGAVYVDDVDVPPDCRPLDVLAAIRNLAVEVDAVLIGTDPDSEGEKIAFDLYLGLRPYVADIRRVEFHEVTRRAIISALANPRGIDYSRVKAQIIRRIEDRWIGFGLSKILQREFGSPNLSAGRVQTPVLGWVVTTYEESLRQRMYNVELQLDDVDLRLQLPQEALKALRERRRVAIRKAGAETRVVNPPPPYTTDELLRDAVNRLGLSADYAMRIAQDLFESGLITYHRTDSTRVSAAGIAVAREYITKRFGEGAFRPRTWGEEAEGAHEAIRPTRPIDVEELRGLVNAGVLQLAIRLTRSHYQLYDLVFRRFMASQMEPSEVEVERYEVEIDGYVAQVERVVDIKRQGFQVMYQVTAVEPGLPTGTIEVTVKRYRVIRRILSEADVLALMRQRGIGRPSTYARILQVLAKRYYVYVAGRRRLMVPTKRGIEVYHYLEQKFGKLVSEDRTRLIEQHMDAVEQGKAKFEEVLGELFDEFKTEVLPNLSGASPKS from the coding sequence GTGGATATCCCACTTGTGGTGTATCTACACTCTTGTCCAAACTGCGGGGGGCCCGTCACCTCTGACAGACTGGCGGGGGGCCTCCCCTGCCGTGAGTGTCTGCCTGAGGTGGTTAAGGCCGGCGGCATTGCCGATGTTGTTAGAGCCCTCCGTAGGAGGAGGGCGTTGAAGGGCTTGGCGTGGGTTGACGAGTACTTGAGGCGGTACGAGGAGTTTTCCTCTCTATTCAAGGCGGCGGTCGGGTTTGAGATGTGGGGTGCCCAGAGGCTTTGGGCTAGGCGGTTTGTCCGTGGGAGGAGCTTCGCAATTGTGGCGCCTACGGGCTCTGGCAAGACCACGTTTATACTTGTGGCCACCTTATACGCGGCGCGGGAGGGGAAGAGGGCGCTCCTCATTTTCCCAACCTCGGCGCTTGCTAGGCAGGTTCACCAGAGGCTTTTGAGCTACGCCGAGAAGGCCGGCGTGTCTGTGAGGGCGGTGGCCTACCACTCGCTTCTAACGGAGAAGGAGAAGAAGGAGGCCTTGGGGGCCGTTGAGGGGGGCGACTTCGACGTGTTGATCGTCACCTCTGCCTTCCTCCCCCGCTACTTCGACTTGTTGAAGAGGTTTAAGTTTGACTTCGTGGCGGCGGACGACGTCGACAGCATTCTCAGGGCGACGAGTAAGAACATTGACAGAATTTTGAGACTCCTCGGCGTCTCCGACGAGGTGTTGAAGCTCGCCCTGGACGTCATAAACGCGGTGAAGGAGTTGCGGAAGGCGGAGATTGCGGGGGATTTGAAGGAGGTGGAGCGGCTAGACGCAGAGGTGACGGCGCTTAGGGCCAAGTTGCAAGAGGAGGCGAGGAGGCTTAAGTTGGGCATCTTCGTCGCCTCTGGCGCATTGGCTAGGGCGAGGAGGACGACGCGGCTCCTCTTGTTTAGGGAGATTCTGGGCTTCGACGTGGGGGGCAGGGCGGAGGGGCTTCGGAACGTGGTCGACGTGTACGTCGAGCAGGGGAAAGACGTGGTGGGGCAGGTGGTGGAGTTGCTCAAGAGGCTTGGCCCCGGGGGGATTGTCTACGTGCAGGACAGAGAGCTTGGGCTTGCCATTGTGGAGAGGGCCGTGGGGGAGAGCCTCGCAGTTGAACACTTTCTGCGGCCTAGGAGGGGGGTGCTGGAGAGGTTTGAGAGAGGGGAGCTCGCGGCGTTGGTGGGGTTGGCCTCTGCCAGGTCGGCGCTGGTGAGGGGGATAGACCTGCCCCACGTGATTAGGTACGTGGTGTTTGTGGGAGTGCCCAAGTACAAGTTTAGGGTTAGGCTGGAGGAGTTCTCCATACCCGCGTACTTGACCTTCTTCTACAACGTCAGAGCTGTCCTCTCTGGCGAGTTGAGGTACAAGGTGGACAGGGCCATTGGCCAATTGAAGCGCCTGGCCCCCTACGCGTTGAGCGTGCAGGAGGCGTTGAAGAAGGCGGCGGAGGGCCAAGAGCTCTCCAGCTTTGAGAAACACGCGGTGGACGTGGCGAAGGGTGCGGTTGAGCTCGCCAACTCCATACTCAGCGACGAGGAGTTGCGCAGAGCCATTGACTCCTCCACGGAGGTGCGCCTGGCGTACATAGGCGGGGAGTTGTACGTGTTAGTGCCAGACGTCACGACGTATATACAGGGGAGTGGGCGGACCTCTCGGCTCTACGCGGGCGGCCTCTCCAAGGGCCTCAGCGTGGTCGTGGTGGACGATTGGAAGGTCTTCACCGCCCTCCAGAGGGAGCTGAAGCTGAGGTTTGACGAGGCTGAGTTTAAGCGCCTGGACGAGGTGGACCTCTCCGCCGTTCTGGCAGAAGTGGACAGGGACAGGAGGACTATTAGGGAGATAATGGAGGGGAAGGCGGTGGTTACGGGGGGCAGAGAGCTTATGAGGACTTTGTTAATGGTGGTGGAGTCTCCCACCAAGGCGAGGACTATCGCCAACTTCTTCGGCAGGCCCAGCATGTTGTTGGTCGACGGGGTGCCCGTCTACGAGGTGTCCACTGGAGACGCCGTATTGATGGTGACGGCCTCGCTGGGCCACATATACGAGCTCCCCACCTCCCTCGATAGAATCTCTAAGGAGGAGAGAGAGGTCCTCAGGAGGTGGTTCGGCGACTTTAGGCGGGGGGACTACGACGGAGGCGAATACGCCGTGTTGGCGACAGAGGGGGGCTTTGTGCCTGTGTACAACAAGATTTGGCGCTGTAGGGGGGCCGTGTACGTGGACGACGTCGACGTGCCGCCGGACTGCCGGCCGCTCGACGTCTTGGCTGCGATTAGGAACCTCGCCGTCGAGGTCGACGCCGTGCTCATCGGCACTGACCCAGACTCTGAGGGCGAGAAAATTGCCTTTGATCTCTACCTCGGCCTTAGGCCCTACGTGGCCGACATTAGGCGTGTGGAATTCCACGAGGTGACCCGCCGGGCGATTATAAGCGCCTTGGCTAACCCCAGGGGCATTGACTACTCCCGCGTAAAGGCGCAGATCATTAGGCGTATTGAGGACCGGTGGATAGGCTTTGGGCTAAGCAAGATTCTTCAGAGGGAGTTCGGGAGCCCGAACTTGTCGGCTGGCCGCGTCCAAACCCCCGTGCTAGGCTGGGTTGTCACGACGTACGAGGAGTCGCTCCGGCAGAGGATGTACAACGTGGAGCTACAGCTAGACGACGTTGACCTGAGGCTACAGCTGCCTCAAGAGGCGCTGAAGGCGCTTAGGGAGAGGCGGAGGGTGGCCATTAGGAAGGCTGGCGCCGAGACGCGGGTCGTAAACCCCCCGCCCCCGTATACCACCGACGAGCTTTTGAGAGACGCCGTGAATAGGCTGGGCCTCTCAGCCGACTACGCCATGAGGATAGCCCAAGACCTCTTTGAGAGCGGGCTTATAACTTACCACCGCACCGACAGCACTAGGGTCTCCGCGGCGGGGATCGCCGTGGCGCGGGAGTACATAACGAAGAGGTTTGGAGAGGGGGCTTTTAGGCCGAGGACTTGGGGCGAGGAGGCAGAGGGGGCCCATGAGGCCATTAGGCCCACGAGGCCCATAGACGTGGAGGAGCTGAGGGGGCTGGTAAACGCCGGGGTGTTGCAGTTGGCCATACGCCTCACGAGAAGCCACTACCAGCTCTACGACCTCGTGTTCAGGCGGTTTATGGCTAGCCAAATGGAGCCGAGCGAGGTGGAGGTAGAGCGGTACGAGGTGGAGATAGACGGGTACGTGGCCCAGGTGGAGAGAGTCGTGGACATCAAGCGCCAGGGCTTCCAAGTGATGTACCAAGTGACGGCGGTCGAGCCCGGCCTCCCCACGGGCACCATAGAGGTGACCGTGAAGAGGTACCGCGTGATTAGGAGAATTCTCTCAGAGGCCGACGTGTTGGCCTTGATGAGGCAGAGGGGGATTGGCAGGCCCAGCACCTACGCCCGCATCCTACAGGTGCTCGCCAAGAGGTACTACGTATACGTGGCGGGCCGGAGGAGGCTAATGGTTCCCACGAAGAGGGGGATAGAGGTGTACCACTACCTCGAGCAGAAGTTCGGCAAACTTGTAAGCGAAGACCGGACTAGGCTAATAGAGCAACACATGGACGCAGTGGAGCAAGGCAAGGCCAAATTCGAGGAGGTACTGGGCGAGCTGTTCGACGAGTTTAAGACCGAAGTTCTGCCAAATCTCTCAGGCGCCTCGCCTAAATCGTAG
- a CDS encoding EVE domain-containing protein, with amino-acid sequence MAALIGSSSPLSVDLYWLVLMDRDHFLHAVSYGVFGVPMDQARVRGFIKPYFRLIAVMVDKRCGAACGSQAAVAEVTHRWTESQGPYWPDEIAAGRVKYPWMLRARVLTTGEVDLSHLRCLYPKLELLLNAYRDGGYGIYFDDEALPQCIGELIETRLISNPLPAATYDEVVKAAAAMGELLGFNVARKHLVGLHRVDLAFLTGDGRLAAAVQVTMRDRSVIADLNALRDAAENSDAALVYVLTRYDVETLATLRELLEGRYRDLANRVTVIEAAQLIKLYQLLQSLSVRELLSRLFRALVDVHAQGGVVGDQG; translated from the coding sequence ATGGCGGCTTTAATAGGTAGCTCATCTCCTCTCTCCGTGGACCTCTACTGGCTCGTCTTGATGGACAGGGACCACTTCCTCCACGCGGTTTCCTACGGCGTCTTCGGCGTGCCGATGGACCAGGCCCGGGTGCGGGGGTTTATCAAGCCCTACTTCAGACTCATCGCAGTTATGGTGGACAAGCGGTGCGGCGCGGCGTGCGGAAGCCAGGCCGCGGTGGCCGAGGTGACGCACAGGTGGACAGAGTCCCAGGGCCCCTACTGGCCCGACGAAATTGCGGCGGGCAGAGTGAAGTACCCCTGGATGTTGCGGGCGAGGGTTTTAACCACGGGGGAGGTGGACTTGTCGCACCTCCGCTGTCTTTATCCAAAGCTGGAGCTCTTGCTCAACGCCTACAGAGACGGGGGGTACGGCATATACTTCGACGACGAGGCACTCCCGCAGTGCATAGGCGAGCTCATTGAGACTAGGCTGATCTCCAACCCCCTCCCCGCCGCCACCTACGACGAGGTGGTAAAAGCCGCCGCGGCCATGGGGGAACTGCTCGGGTTTAACGTGGCTAGAAAACACCTAGTGGGGCTACACCGCGTGGACTTGGCCTTCCTCACCGGGGACGGCCGCCTAGCCGCGGCTGTGCAAGTAACCATGAGGGATAGGTCAGTCATCGCAGATTTAAACGCCCTGAGAGACGCGGCGGAGAACAGCGACGCGGCCTTGGTATACGTGTTGACGAGGTACGACGTGGAGACCTTGGCCACGCTGCGGGAGCTTCTGGAGGGGAGGTACAGAGACCTGGCCAACCGCGTGACAGTGATAGAGGCGGCCCAGCTCATTAAGCTGTACCAACTGCTACAGAGCCTCTCAGTGAGAGAGCTCTTGTCTAGGCTCTTCAGGGCGCTTGTAGATGTACACGCGCAGGGCGGGGTTGTGGGCGACCAAGGCTAG
- a CDS encoding RAD55 family ATPase: MGLKTGVGPLDENLPEGIPPGYLVLLEGQLGVGKSFFATIMAATAAISGAPVLIFAVDSMADEVAEELKARGAPLDRVTIVDGFVAPSERFSKLKPPARHRLESLDAYTVVNKLLEFVDEFRGGLVVFDSLNEVLMRSPGASLDLFRAFKIFAKRTESVVLVTAHTDVEEIYGMVVAAEHLADVIIALEVDPQLEEMGLHVRRMRIVRARRMRVPHDWIHFETVDSRVVELDVKAMLKRLNAALKDMGIEIRHTG, from the coding sequence ATGGGTTTAAAGACTGGGGTGGGGCCTCTTGACGAGAATCTGCCGGAGGGCATTCCGCCTGGCTACCTAGTGCTGTTGGAGGGCCAGCTGGGCGTTGGGAAGTCCTTCTTCGCCACCATTATGGCGGCGACGGCGGCTATCTCCGGCGCGCCTGTCTTAATATTCGCCGTGGACTCCATGGCAGATGAAGTGGCTGAGGAGCTCAAGGCCCGGGGCGCGCCCCTGGACCGGGTGACCATCGTCGACGGGTTCGTGGCGCCCAGCGAGCGCTTTTCTAAGCTTAAGCCCCCGGCGAGGCACAGGCTGGAGTCTCTCGACGCCTACACCGTGGTGAACAAGTTGTTGGAGTTCGTGGACGAGTTCAGAGGCGGCCTCGTGGTGTTTGACTCTTTGAACGAGGTCTTGATGAGGAGCCCGGGCGCGTCGCTTGACCTCTTCCGCGCGTTTAAGATCTTCGCCAAGCGGACGGAGTCCGTGGTGCTGGTGACCGCGCACACAGACGTGGAGGAGATATACGGCATGGTGGTGGCGGCAGAGCACTTAGCCGACGTAATCATCGCCCTGGAGGTAGACCCCCAGCTCGAGGAGATGGGCCTCCACGTGAGGAGGATGAGGATAGTGCGGGCCAGGAGGATGAGGGTGCCCCACGACTGGATCCACTTCGAGACCGTGGACAGCCGAGTGGTAGAACTCGACGTAAAGGCGATGCTCAAGCGGCTCAACGCCGCGTTGAAGGACATGGGTATCGAGATAAGGCATACAGGTTAA
- a CDS encoding SPL family radical SAM protein, with amino-acid sequence MRVTLSVVRPFDPWRNPLCTCPPKYGLNPYTGCGHGCLYCYITSYIPNAFNPRPKERLMELVRRDLEKIPRGAVVALSNSSDPYTPPEAQLGLTRKVLEALLERGYRVLITTKSPLVLRDLDILAKHRERVAVQITITTLREELAERLEPRAPRPRGRLDAVKKLAEAGIKVTVRLDPLIPYLNDDEENIEEVASSAAAAGAVHLVASTYKAKRDNFARLANAFPDKAPLWRDLYFEKGQYFHGQWYAPADYRRRVLAAAAEAARRHGLQFTICREEFLDLNTPGAYCDGSHLLQR; translated from the coding sequence GTGCGCGTGACCCTCAGCGTCGTCCGGCCCTTCGACCCCTGGCGCAACCCGCTGTGCACATGTCCCCCCAAGTACGGCCTCAACCCCTACACGGGGTGCGGCCACGGCTGCCTCTACTGCTACATCACCTCGTACATTCCCAACGCCTTTAACCCAAGGCCCAAGGAGAGGCTCATGGAGCTAGTCAGGAGAGACCTGGAGAAGATCCCAAGGGGGGCCGTAGTCGCCCTGTCAAACTCCTCAGACCCCTACACCCCGCCCGAGGCCCAGCTAGGCCTCACGAGGAAGGTCCTGGAAGCCCTCCTAGAAAGGGGGTACAGAGTGCTTATAACCACGAAGTCCCCCCTAGTCCTACGCGACTTAGACATCCTGGCAAAGCACAGGGAGAGGGTGGCCGTGCAAATCACTATTACAACGCTGAGGGAGGAGCTGGCAGAGAGGCTGGAGCCGCGCGCCCCAAGGCCCCGCGGCAGACTCGACGCCGTTAAGAAGCTCGCCGAGGCCGGCATCAAAGTCACCGTGAGACTCGACCCCCTCATCCCCTACCTCAACGACGACGAGGAGAACATCGAAGAAGTCGCCTCCTCCGCGGCCGCCGCCGGCGCTGTACACTTAGTGGCAAGCACGTACAAGGCAAAGCGAGACAACTTCGCGCGACTGGCAAACGCCTTCCCAGACAAGGCCCCCCTCTGGCGCGACCTGTATTTTGAGAAAGGTCAGTACTTCCACGGCCAGTGGTATGCTCCCGCCGATTACAGGAGGCGCGTGCTCGCCGCCGCGGCGGAGGCGGCCAGGCGACACGGCCTACAGTTCACAATCTGCCGTGAGGAATTCCTCGACTTGAACACGCCGGGCGCCTACTGCGACGGCAGCCACCTACTGCAGCGCTGA
- a CDS encoding rhomboid family intramembrane serine protease, whose protein sequence is MALPIRDINPTRSFPFVTKALVFVNIAVFIYQILDPAITAKYAFVPEKASSELYRWVTHMFLHSGIMHITGNMIYLWVFGDNVEDYYGHLRFLFLYLFWGVAAAFAHWASTIAQASMIENPYLKSYLLKMPAVGASGAISGVLGAYLVLYPRARILTLTFFIVITLIEVPAWAYIGFWFLYQLIYGFIDFFALQKVEVAYFAHIGGFVAGALTALATRGRRRRVVYYYYWP, encoded by the coding sequence GTGGCTTTACCTATCCGCGATATAAATCCGACGAGGAGCTTCCCCTTTGTGACTAAGGCTCTCGTCTTTGTAAACATTGCCGTGTTTATATACCAGATACTCGACCCCGCAATCACGGCGAAGTATGCCTTTGTCCCAGAAAAAGCCTCCTCGGAGCTCTACCGCTGGGTAACACACATGTTTCTCCACAGCGGCATAATGCACATAACTGGAAATATGATTTACCTCTGGGTATTCGGCGACAACGTGGAAGACTACTACGGACACCTCCGCTTCCTCTTCCTATACCTCTTCTGGGGAGTGGCGGCTGCCTTCGCCCACTGGGCGTCGACCATCGCCCAGGCGTCGATGATCGAGAACCCCTACCTCAAGAGTTACCTCCTAAAGATGCCGGCGGTAGGCGCCTCCGGGGCCATAAGCGGAGTTCTTGGGGCATATCTTGTGCTGTATCCCCGTGCCAGAATTCTCACCTTGACCTTCTTCATCGTGATTACGTTGATAGAGGTGCCAGCGTGGGCGTATATAGGCTTCTGGTTCCTGTATCAGCTTATCTACGGATTCATAGACTTTTTTGCCCTGCAGAAGGTAGAGGTCGCATACTTTGCCCACATAGGGGGATTCGTCGCGGGGGCATTAACCGCGCTGGCCACGAGGGGCCGTAGGAGGAGGGTTGTGTATTACTACTATTGGCCGTAG